acgtgaagttcacgcggaaccttgatgaggagccggatccctaTGTTCGGCGGAAAGGttgtcttttgtggcgcgcattgggtcgtcaCGCCCTGTGTACTGAAACATCAGCCGATCCCtatgttggagcggctggatccgcttggtgaaccaggaaagggtcagGTCCTTCCCTGATAGCCCCTCCtccgtcagcttgcagatccgcctgacggcgcgtgtgagctggggtgactcggagaggtgggggcaatgcgtccatgtcggaagctcggtgccggggcagttcttgaacggcggcaGCTTCCTTGTACTCGCCGGGTCGGAAacgtccttcaaatagaagaagcctccggaccagtaccgcgcggattcgtggcggtcggtgtgggggtagacgcggcccgggcggatcatgaaagtgatggatccgcatgttgctAGCTTGGTGGAGTTCCGGATCCTCTCTTTCTTGACGGTGAAGTAGTATTGAAACAAGGGGAGCTCAGGAGTTACCCAgagatggccctcgcacagggtgacgtgattgctgatcgcaagcacgctgttcggagagatgttgtggggttggagcccataaaccttcaggatctccaggaagaagtccgaaggcggaaatgaaaaaccccgctccaccagtgctttcgtcagcaccatTTCGTTGTCCTCCGGAGCTGGGGCTAAGGCATtaggaactgacctccagcttccgggttgcaggaaaccTTCTGTCTCGAGATTCGTCAGCTCCGTCttggtggtggtgcatggccaccattttcccttggcttcagcatctcgttggcgagcctttgattttttggcggcggtctcttccgccttgtgctccgcctgatcctccccggaggccttctccgggttagcggaagtcccttcagtttccttgccggaatcctttgaaggacccagcttaactggagcgaaaggtggaggggcggaggagattggggtggccatgatcggttcagaggctggaggcggagtcgttgaagacatctgaagaaaaaacgAATGGCGGAAAACGTTCTTTAGTCGGATCTAGCGTCGTCTTCCCCaaattcatccctaccaactacggcgcgagagCGAAGTTCGAGAACTCACTGTAATGGCTTCTGCGGTGGTCGGGGTCGCCCGCGAAGAGGtttccgcgcggtggctcgctgatgttaagaacaggatgaactcgACGCAGCGGCGAAGCAGCTCCGGCGaagttccggcacggcggagaggaagctcgcggcggcgctttgcagagaggtgaaaaggggggtgaatgagggttaGGCATcaacggcggatatttataggccggcgggacgagattcgtgctccgcatcctgtggtcggaacgcaagcgtcgcaccgttggatgcgtgacacgtgtcctaaaccctaaatggtaaaaatggctagagataagttaccgcacaaatcgcgcgaaaatggcgccagaattggcggaaccgtttgagtcttttaagattccgggtaattgcgtgaaggtaagttggctctcattcgcaagcaggggagtaGCCCGGAAACGTATGTTCGgatcgtcgatggatgaagtcccgcaggatgggagcattttccggctataagttggaaaaagaagaaaatgtgaagttggagttcttcaagtttctccgcgttaccaatgttgtcggagaccatgatggactagcgaggcggaaacagcaggtgaaactcggagaactctgggggctactgttgtgggtatacttcatgggtgtaccatcgacagtgcctagatccggcaagcccgggtgacccacagatggtgatgaggtatgtggcccatcgggcggcccagttgctgttgatcctgacggaagatgtctggcccaggatcagggagccggatccaaccgacattgaggaggaacccggatccacggaggcccattaagggacccggatccggtacgacgtagatggaagggcggatccttggcgtacacggcaagacattgtaccgtagttaggaaacctgcatccgggtaggactctccatgtaaaccctagatccgtgcgcctttataagccggatcccgggagccctagaggcaagaACCTCaattcattgtaacatcgcgaaagcgcccagataattccagacaagcagcgatgaagcctgtcatcgtgcaggtgttccgaagctgggtaaatcgcgtaccaccgtcccgtgtgcactccgccctatggcccctacttcttctcccccttgtgaggatccctcctccggggtaccgtcgattaggcaacgacacttaCCACTAGCTTGCATGCGAAGGATGTGTCAGCATTGGGTGTTCAATCCGCTCTACATCATTcatcactgcctcctttctttcagtgtgccagcgcatgagctttgcttccttgcggtccgcggagAACTGTTGCAGCCGGGAGCGAgcaggaagtaccacacaactttccgaggagctttcttcttccctttcttgtatcgATCAGCCTCACACAACGGACATTTGATCTTGTTCACGTGATCCTTGCGAtaaatgatacagtcgttgatgtagGCGTTTTCCTAGCAGTGCTTGTTGTTGGTAGGGTGTATGATTTAGTTTAACACGTGTCAAACGCTGGACTCAGAGTCTCGGTTATTTCTAGCATCCGGAGGATTTTCAGCGTTTTCCCATTGCATGCAATTTAATAGTGAAAGAAGATACTCTACGTTGCACGAGAACACCTCTACAAAATCATCCGTAAATGTCATAATATCTTGATTACAAGAAAGAAAATACTGTCAAGCCTTGCTTTTGTTGGGCTAGTGAAAGCATGCACTATTTTGACAGTAACGCATTAGAAAAAGCAGACGATGACATACACTCACTCATACGACATGCGAGGTTGGACCCTGAGATTGACTAAGCCATCATCGTTGCCACCTATCTTTTACTCACCAAACTCTGCCCTGAACCGGCTCTCGAGCTCATTCTCATCATTTCCTGGTAAGAGAAAAGTGTTGTTCTTGGATCAGCGAACGTGCAGGCCTTTGTGGCCACCTATCTTTTAGTACGACCACGAAGTTTCGCCATCAACCGGCTCTCAAGCTCCTGAGAGGTCATCTTGTATAGTTTGACAAGGTCAGGAGTATCCAAATGTCCCACCCCATACAGTATCCCGGTGTACCCCTCCATCTTCTCCTCGAAAGTCGGCTCCTTCATCAGCGCGAGGAAGCTACGGAGGAGCGCGGCCGGCCCGGCGGCTCTGGCGGCTGCCAGCGGGGGCTCCTCCCCCGCCAACGTCCGCCACTCGGCGAGAAAACGGAGGTCGTAGAGCTGTGGAAAGAAGGACCGGGCGTTCCACACGAAGTCCTTGCGGAGGGACATGTCACGGACGACTTGGGGGTGGTAGAAGCAGTTCATCAGGTGGTAGACGTCCTCGGCGCCGTCGCAGGTCACCCACGTGACGGCGGTGTTCTGGACGGCCCTGCAGCGCCTCAGAGCCTTCCCGATGTGGTCGCGGTGGACGCGGCGGCGGGCGGGACGCTCCACGCCCAGCTCGAGCAGCAGGCGGTCGTCGGCGGGGAGCGGCGCCCCTACGTGGAACCGCCAGACGCGGCCCAGGGCGACGCGACCGTCCCGGTCGAGGAGTGCCAGGACGAGCCGGTAGAAGCGCACGGCTCGGCTCCTGTCGTGCATCATGCCGCACTGGTCGTCCAGGTTGCGCTGCGTCTGCACGACATGGTAGGCGCCGTCCGAGAACGAGAGTTTGAGGCGGCCGTTGTGGCGGAGAGGGCGGCTGGGGAGGTCTTCATACGTGGCCACGACCGCGATGGGGAAGTCGGCGAAGAGGCCCGAGATGCGTgccagctcctcctcctcgttgtCGTCCCAGACGTCGACCACACGCGCCTGCTCGCCGGCGGCATGCGCCGGCGGTGGCATGTCGCGCGATCGGTGCCCTTGCGCGCTGCTACGTACCCGATCGATCAATGCTTCTTTTTCTCCAAGCTAGGGCAGCTCGGTGAATACTTTGCGGCGTTGATGATGGGAGAGGAGCGAGAGACTTGGCGGCCAGATCTTAAACAAACCGGGTGGGCAGAGCCTCCAGCTGATTGTGGATCGGAAACCTGCAATTCTGTGTTCTGGTGGGACACGGAGAGAACGCACGttcgtttttcttttttctgtagaGGATCGATCCGGAAAAGAAGGAACCCCGATCGGTACCGGATGTGTATATCGCTCCGAAAGGGAACAATCGAGATCGGTGTGCtacaaaatgaaaaaaaaaaatcgCCAAAAGTCATCGAGATTGGCCGACTCGCAGGTAGTACATTGGACAGTCGATGGCCTGGCGGGCACGCGGAGAAGAGGTCCAGCTGCGACACGGAGAACCGCGGCAGTAACCACCCAGGGCGCGTGTAGGTTGCATGCAATTCCTGAATCTACGCCAGTGAAAGCATCTCTAACACATACCCGAAAAAATACAAACCGAAAAGCGCGAGTTCAGTTCACCGAAAACGCAAGATCTAACGAAATTTGCTCtggccactggtggaaaaagggactttggtcgcggttggcaactgccattagtcgcggttgcgcaaccgcgaccaaagtagcgcgactaaagccccccccccccccacccctttagtcgcggttccttacgaaccgcgactaaaggcccgtccacgtgggccgcaggcgagcgccagggcggaggacctttagtcgcggatcttctggccaaccgcgactaaaggcctcgcaGGTTTAGGGTgtagccccccctccccctaaatctggtttctttttaatttgtattgttttatttcttttgggttttaattttgaaggagtttcacatattctacggtactacatacatgcatatgaatgtacaatttcaaacaaatttgaaattagaaccaaaaagaattcaagaggaatatacaatatatattcaatatcggatgaccatatacaatatatattcaatatcggatgaccatatacaattttgaacaagtttccatccataatttagtgcatataaagttctacgtcatcgtaatggtgttctcctctaggatcgatgacttccctcgccaaccatccagctagttcctcttgaagtggtcggaagcgagcttctggactaagcgtcttccggaggttattcctcaggatgttgttctcacaggtctggtcccgctcattgcagtctatcctcatcctctcacaaacatagtatccacatagattggcccccggtggctgaatatcccgatcgtccgcactgccattttaaaatgtagctcttttttgaattcaccgaccttggtatctacgaaccgtctccaaaccctacgaggcaaagaaaattaaatgaacaagagagttattaattagttacttgatattaggaaatgatgaacgaaataggccgatcgatatagagcgcaaatgaatgaaaataattacttttgcatcatttttctcatgtcggcccaaagcgccggatccatattcagagagtcgtggacgagaaccgaggaggtctgaacttgaattaccataagaatccaaagtggaacctgcggacacgatacatgcacgatcatgcataactcatcgattagccacataccatgcatggagtaaacaaaagagaatgtgctcaagacagaaacactcacccaaaatggtaaggaaatagaatatcacttttgagtttctgttttctaataaaccgccacaggtcatcctccacgtcggcggggtggtgttctaacacatatgaattaacgatttgtgggtcaatgaacccaacatcatggatgttccttattcgcatttcccgcttcttcattctgcataatagcgtacacaacaagatagttaggacaatatatatatatatatatatatatatatatatatatatatatatatatatatatatatagtgcaggcaatgaacgagatggggtagaaattaataaatcacttacagaacgtagcaactgatgatagatttgtcgaggttgcgcagattgaacagctggaacaattcactcagatgaatttgtacatagtaatgtttgaagtgatgctcatatctaacttccgcatagatatagtctttggcgtttttatgttttatgtaacccttgtaccaatttagcagacctttcatttgtcgaggtagatcctcttcctgcgcaggctcgacgagagggccattcttcacatatgtaaatactacgtccttcattggcgcctcatcaaggcctaacagtgcacgaagagtgatacctaagtcggccgcttgttctctggcactcgttacagtcaatccatgtgctgccgcagctgctatgatatcgggggcatccggaccggcggcttgcactatgagcggggcgatcgattgtttactttgttccccgagctgggcaacttctttccccctttctaaatttttctcggcctcctccaaggctttcttctccgccaactcttggttcctcttgaacgcgagtgcttgcctacgaagttcacgtaaatagtcgtcaggcagattcttcgcggcttgggacggtgtgttcaaaaatgacgtagcccagctcttttccttgtcagaaaatacttgcttgggctcgggctctcttttcttcttgcagtccgccttccatttctcatattcagcagccgcgcgtgcgtcgacttcctcggcactacgttcccaaggccttgtggggagaggcttcgatGATGGCTgcggtatctttgtggttctaggtacataagggtccgggttaataacccaggactgcttctgcttcttcgccggaggtggattggggggcggtgtctgattacccgccggacgaggactggggggcggcgtctgcttacccgccggaggtgaattggggggcggcgtcggctgacgtgaaggaggtgtaggtgaagcaccaccaccaccaccaccgccaccgccaccgtcaccgccaccgccaccgccaccgccaccaccaccaccgtaggggggtggacttgttggcgcctcgcctggaaacttgataaatttcttctgccatagaatgaactggcgcttgacatctccaagtcttttcaccccttcaggtgtagcaatgtcaatgtccaggtcctcaaacccttggactatctcctccaccgtgacacgagcatagccatctggaatggggatgttgtggtggagtgctccaggtggtaaagcactgccgatggctaccttcatggacatgttcccgataggataatacagatgacatgctttcatctcctttatatcgtccacggggtagcgaggaggctccggtgcagtaatttcgaccaccgagaggctccggtgcagtaatttcgatcgtcggtgcaccagccggtgaggcctccgtggaagccacgctgcttcttctccgctgctggcttccgagatccattggatgatcttcatgctgcgcccgagctgcatctctttcggcgactagtacactcacggttttcttcatcacatccatttccgttaccaacttcgccacaacatctgcatcccgatccatctttctcttacggcttctgtaaccgtacgggtcatcgttctgggggaaccctactttccacggaatgggccccatgcctcgtacacgtcctccgtgttcaggattcccgagggcttttgtcagggcgtcgttctctctgttgaacttgatcctcccctcttgagcatccctcattgcctcaataagcttttgggtgggtgtaattattttgccctgataaacacactcccctgtctccgggttcagcgatcccccatgcccgtaccaccagcttttggcccttgggtaccatccctccgtacctggacggattcctcgcgccctcagctcgttctccatcttctcccacttaggctgccaaaagcgataccctcctggccccataatatgattgtactccttcttggccgcattctccttattttttttcgatatttcaaggaactgctccaatttcttttgcttcacaaattctggccaatcatgttgcagtttctcatattgtcctttgaaatccggagtcttgccctgcttgacaaagtcatgggctagattttgcttgtatttccggaatgcgttggccatcttagaaagagcgaactgttttactagcttgcacctctccttgttttcctgaatcttgttacccgcctcatcgtatttgcggtattccggaggtagaacgaaatgttccataagcttgttgaagcaatctttttttgttctcttatcaacaaaagtgaaaccaagacgtgccttctttggctcattccactcctggacggtgatcgagacgttgtctctaacaacggctccgcattggctgataaacttggtggcgttcttgctgggctccagcggcctgccggtttcttcatcgacaacctcgatggtgcatgtttcgtttggtttcatcgtcttggttgcgccacgctttgacgacgtactcgattttttcgacgatccggccgagggctaaaataagaaagagagtcacgcgcgttagtacacacacatttattcaaatcagttagtttgtatcaccagacgctcaatatgtatatatatacctcggcgccggaggtggttgctacttccaattgaagatcgtcgtttatcgacgtttcttcggcatcatcttgctgacggcgcccttcatcttcaccctcaaggttcagataagaagagatatcatcttcttcttctccggtcggcacatatagaatatcgccttttatgatgccgaacatatggtcttcagcgtccggatcatagttgtccagaatcgggtcagctctatcgtccgccatatgtcgatcgaaaacatgtagtcaaaacaaattaattgtgtatatgcattatcacatctcttctacatataaacagagagggcgacgagcgggaggcgagaggggggacgcgtgttatatgcggacgatcgacctcgcaatgaccgcgtgaccgagagaccggtggcggtggcgaaccggtggcgaaagggcgcggcggtggcggtgccgacgacacataaccctcgccgccccctctcgatcccaaaaaaaacaccgcgcgtatacggagggggcgacgagcgctgccggccccctccgtatacgcgcggtggtagcTGGTCACCGCGGAAGCGCGTTCCCATGCCGAGGTGGGCGCCGTCGGTGGGGAAGGAGGACGTACGGGGAAGAAAAGTCGACGAGCACGGTATTTTTCATAAATTTGACTTAGTTAAAATTTAGTTCTTTTTTGAGACAAAAATTTTAAGTCAATTTTaagttttttttaagtcaaattttagttttttttatacaattttttttaagtcaaatttctagttctttttgagacaaaattttaagtctcaattatttgtttttttaagtcaaattgtagttcttcTTTTACACAAACTTTAAACTCAAATTTTACACTATTTTTAAGTTGCAATATACTTAAAACTATTTTTCATTTAAAGTTACAATATTTTTAAGTTGAATAAAAATTTGAAGTTACAAATTACTTAAAACTATTTTTCATTTAAGTTACAATTTGTAAGTTACAAATTTTGAAGTTTTAATTTTTAAGTACTTTTTTTGTTAAGtatttttttgttaagtacttagttacaaattaaaaaaaaaacaaaaaaaaacaaaaaaagtggGACGGCTAGGCGCCCCTGGCCCTTTCTCTCTCTCCTCACTCGTTCTCATCTCCGTTCTCTGCAGGACACacggccggcggcgcggcgagggcgcGCGGTAGCGGCGGCGCGGCAGCCGGCGGCGGCGATCCGAGACGGCGGCGCGCGCGAGAGTCCTTACGCTCGCCGTCGTCGTCGGGCGGCGGCGATCTGTGGCAGCGGCGGCGGGCGCGCACCGCCCGACGGCCACGCgcgcggcgacgacgaggagcgcgcggcgacgacgaggagCGCGCGGTggttggcggcgcggcgcggcgcggcgcggcagCGGCGTGGCGAGAGAGAAGATCGGCGAGCGGCGACACGGCGGGCGACGgtcgggcagcctggcggcgcggcGACAGAGAAGATCGAGCGCGCGGCGGGCAGACGGAGcgggcgaggaagaagaagtgttGCGCCCGCGGGGCGGCGCGGGGATGTAACAGGAGGcgatttagtcgcggttggtgtggccaaccgcgactaaagggtggttcttagtcgcggttggccacaccaaccgcgactaaatcccttttttcgcccgtttttgcggttcccgcggaaatgagctttagtcgcggttggccaggccaaccgcgactaaaggcctatttcgaaatttttcctatTTGTAATGTTATAAATAcaaaataatatatcaacaaatttagaaaaataaaactaattcatttctaaatgtgaaaaatataaataatatatcaacaaatttagaaaaataaaactaattcatttctaaatgtgaaaaatacaaaataatatatcaacaaatttagaaaaataaaactaattcatttctaaatgtgaaaaatacaaataatatatcaaaaaaattagaaaaataaaactaattcatttaaaaatcttaaaaatacaaataatatatcaaaaaattcagaaaaataaaactaattcatttctaaatgtgaaaaatacaaataatatatcaaaaaattcagaaaaataaaactaattcatttaaaaatcttaaaaatacaaataatatatcaaaaaattcagaaaaataaaactaattcatttattagatgatatatcaaaaaaaataaaaataaagcttACCCAGATTAGATGACCAGctagctctggattcctcttcttcccgccatttcttcactGTCTTCcctcctctttcttcccgcctctttcttcccgccaatttcttcccgcctctttcttcccgcctctttcttcccgcctctttcttcccgccactttcttcccgcctcttgtcttcccgctcccatttctcccgccatttctcactacatatatgttgcccggcttggccagcattatcacatctctacaatctctcatcactctctcatggcttccaccgcacccactctaacctaccagcaggtggaggagctttgcgcctcgaactacccttgcccaccgggctaccgcgtccctgccggctggagcctaagcgccggcggcgtgccagtccctcccgtccctcagggtactgcgcgccgggcggccatcacgaaccactactacctcgacctcacgccggaggagcggatgaatccccgctggtatcccgataaccagcatacttgggacgccttcttcatcaatcggcgtgagagggcgctcgccaggtatgaggaggacggtctgcctcctggaaacttccacgaggccggccgtcggctatggtggtacggccggactctgcagagcgtcatggactacatcacggccggcgatatcccccgcctgcgctaccctcagttcgagccacgagcgccgcccgacgacagcgacggcaGCGGCAGCGacagccggcaacttagaaggcgacgactaccggtacaacggcggcggctatgaagactacgagtatgcatattatacgcctaggcaggagtatgactaaatcactccaa
This Lolium perenne isolate Kyuss_39 chromosome 1, Kyuss_2.0, whole genome shotgun sequence DNA region includes the following protein-coding sequences:
- the LOC127340150 gene encoding uncharacterized protein produces the protein MPPPAHAAGEQARVVDVWDDNEEEELARISGLFADFPIAVVATYEDLPSRPLRHNGRLKLSFSDGAYHVVQTQRNLDDQCGMMHDRSRAVRFYRLVLALLDRDGRVALGRVWRFHVGAPLPADDRLLLELGVERPARRRVHRDHIGKALRRCRAVQNTAVTWVTCDGAEDVYHLMNCFYHPQVVRDMSLRKDFVWNARSFFPQLYDLRFLAEWRTLAGEEPPLAAARAAGPAALLRSFLALMKEPTFEEKMEGYTGILYGVGHLDTPDLVKLYKMTSQELESRLMAKLRGRTKR